In Argiope bruennichi chromosome 4, qqArgBrue1.1, whole genome shotgun sequence, a single window of DNA contains:
- the LOC129965433 gene encoding NADPH:adrenodoxin oxidoreductase, mitochondrial-like: protein MLKSSSCFAFWRKSSSVSLYRFHNIASNRKRICVIGSGPAGFYTTQHLLKNEQVEVDIFEKLPVPFGLIRYGVAPDHPEIRNCTNSFTQIALNERVNFYGNIEVGKDVTVSDLLQSYHGIVLAFGASTDREMGIPGENSENVLAARKVVGWYTGHPDFINEKIDLNTDVATVIGNGNVAVDIARIFLQDLEKLKKTDISEHAYEALKKSQIKRVVMVGRRGPFQAAFTIKEFRELSKLPGCHIEMLDPTVGKIFESGKDLDLERSKKRMLQLMTELYEKQNNLSPTEMQKCLELKFFRTPKEIIPDKDGRIGKIIFKINEINPKDYFEKTNVKLTVSDEEDILNCGLLVRSIGYQSSPIDPDIPFDNIAHIIPNECGRVIGKKGLYCSGWVKTGPIGVLVSTMSGSYETGEVVLKDLANGELNSTTKGRDEVLDLLKKKGVKYVTFKDWQKLDKIERERGKELGKDRAKFYNVDDMLKCL, encoded by the exons ATGTTGAAATCTAGTTCTTGTTTCGCTTTCTGGAGGAAAAGTAGTAGTGTTTCCTTGTATAGATTTCATAATATTGCTTCAAATAGAAAGCGAATATGTGTTATTGGAAGTGGCCCAGCAGGATTTTATACTACacaacatttattaaaa AATGAACAAGTAGAAgttgacatttttgaaaaattacctgTGCCATTTGGTCTTATTAGATATGGTGTCGCACCTGATCATCCAGAAATAAGa aacTGTACCAATTCATTTACACAAATTGCTTTGAATGAAAGAGTGAATTTCTATGGGAACATAGAGGTGGGAAAGGATGTGACAGTATCTGATCTCTTGCAATCATATCATGGCATTGTTTTG GCATTTGGTGCAAGTACGGATAGAGAAATGGGTATTCCTGGTGAA AATTCAGAAAATGTACTGGCAGCTCGGAAAGTAGTTGGCTGGTATACTGGCCATCCTGatttcatcaatgaaaaaattGATCTTAACACAGATGTAGCAACTGTCATTGGGAATGGAAATGTTGCTGTGGATATAGCTCGGATCTTCCTTCAGGATTTGGAAaagttaaaa aaaactgatATTTCTGAACATGCttatgaagctttaaaaaaaagtcaaattaagaGAGTAGTTATGGTTGGAAGAAGAGGACCTTTTCAAGCTGCTTTCACCATTAAAGAATTTAGAGAGCTTAGCAAGTTACCAGGTTGCCACATAGAAATGCTTGATCCTACAGTAGGCAAGATATTTGAATCTGGAAAAG ACTTGGATTTGGAAAGATCTAAAAAAAGGATGCTTCAACTGATGACAGAGCTTTatgagaaacaaaataatttgagtCCAACTGAAATGCAAAAATGTTTGGAGTTGAAATTCTTTCGAACACCAAAGGAAATCATTCCTGATAAAGATGgcagaattggaaaaataatttttaaaataaatgaaattaatccaAAA gATTATTTTGAGAAAACAAATGTCAAACTCACAGTGAGTGATGAAGAAGACATTTTGAATTGTGGCTTG CTTGTTCGAAGCATTGGTTATCAGAGTTCCCCTATAGATCCTGATATACCATTTGACAACATAGCTCACATTATTCCTAATGAGTGTGGCCGAGTAATTggtaaaaaag gatTATACTGTAGTGGTTGGGTGAAAACTGGACCAATTGGTGTTTTGGTATCAACTATGAGTGGCAGCTATGAAACTGGAGAAGTAGTATTGAAGGATCTAGCAAATGGGGAACTAAATAGTACAACAAAAGGAAGAGATGAGGTTCTTGATTTACTGAAAAAGAAAG gtGTGAAATATGTAACATTTAAAGACTGGCAAAAGTTAGATAAAATAGAACGAGAAAGAGGTAAAGAACTTGGCAAAGATCgagcaaaattttataatgttgatGACATGCTTAAATGTCTATAG